In Neorhizobium galegae, the following proteins share a genomic window:
- a CDS encoding DUF1244 domain-containing protein translates to MSELTKEQQTEFEAAAFRRLVQHLRERADVQNIDLMNLAGFCRNCLSNWYRDAAGDAGINLSKDASREIVYGMPYEDWKNLHQAEASDAQKAAFDVNKPAHG, encoded by the coding sequence ATGAGCGAACTCACGAAAGAACAGCAGACCGAATTCGAGGCCGCCGCCTTCCGCCGCCTCGTTCAGCATCTGCGTGAACGCGCCGACGTGCAGAATATCGACCTGATGAACCTCGCCGGCTTCTGCCGCAACTGCCTGTCGAACTGGTATCGCGATGCCGCCGGCGATGCCGGCATCAACCTGAGCAAGGACGCATCCCGCGAGATCGTCTACGGCATGCCATACGAGGATTGGAAAAATCTGCACCAGGCGGAAGCCTCGGATGCACAAAAAGCCGCATTCGACGTCAACAAGCCGGCCCATGGCTGA
- a CDS encoding DUF2312 domain-containing protein, with product MSDAHGVARDQLRAFIERIERLEEEKKTIADDIKDVYGEAKGMGYDTKIMKKVIALRKKDDQERMEEDLILDTYLQALGMIEAPADQDAA from the coding sequence ATGTCTGATGCTCATGGCGTCGCCCGCGACCAGCTTCGCGCATTTATCGAGCGTATCGAACGACTGGAAGAAGAAAAGAAGACCATCGCCGACGACATCAAGGATGTCTACGGCGAAGCCAAGGGCATGGGATACGACACCAAGATCATGAAAAAGGTCATCGCCCTGCGCAAGAAGGACGACCAGGAGCGCATGGAAGAGGATCTGATCCTCGATACATATCTCCAGGCGCTCGGCATGATCGAGGCCCCTGCCGACCAGGACGCCGCCTGA
- a CDS encoding DUF882 domain-containing protein, translated as MAVALLVLMALPVLSVSASDAAAQEKSLKLYFVHTGEKAVITFKRNGKFDPKGLAQINQFLRDWRRNEPARMDPRLFDLVWEVYRRSGASDYIHVVSAYRSPTTNNMLRTRSRTTGVAKNSQHMLGKAMDFYIPGVKLSTLRGLAMQMQVGGVGYYPTSGSPFVHLDVGGVRAWPRMTRQELVQIFPNGNTIHLPADGKPLPGYETAMADYKRRVGSDSIQIASTAGGGIRGDSERKRQPNLLAFLFGGGGADEEEDNVESAAPAVARRAAPAAKPAADDEGEAPVAVASASPLTGQMQNQVQPPAQAQMVSAPVPLSRPAFRSDSGGLATALYSPARNPAQEALALQASAPVQSGGETFADLSTYNIPVPTLLGPRGFKGDAESGVMTASVGPMQPPEDVASVPLPSQRPNIAAAAPAARAEEQQELTPALVAALAQSVEPRQAAVPTPVAPAQPAPAMAAAPMPAQKPVETASASPKVIHSNKGVQFGDGFDAPRSPVSASTSALPIPAKGGRAAASAPQPANGGLTGDMLAKWALNNNRADAAASMKAPRVVSRTLNNEYSAGYSGGGFRPVAATVAIDPNRFSGPNN; from the coding sequence ATGGCCGTCGCCCTGCTGGTGTTGATGGCGCTGCCCGTGCTTTCGGTCTCCGCAAGCGATGCGGCCGCCCAGGAGAAGAGCCTCAAGCTCTATTTCGTCCATACCGGCGAAAAAGCCGTCATCACCTTCAAGCGGAACGGCAAGTTCGACCCGAAGGGCCTCGCCCAGATCAACCAATTCCTGCGTGACTGGCGCCGCAACGAGCCGGCCCGGATGGATCCGCGGCTCTTCGATCTCGTCTGGGAAGTCTATCGCCGTTCCGGCGCCTCCGATTACATCCACGTGGTTTCCGCCTATCGTTCGCCGACCACCAACAACATGCTGCGCACCCGTTCGCGCACCACCGGTGTGGCCAAGAACAGCCAGCACATGCTCGGCAAAGCCATGGATTTCTACATTCCGGGCGTGAAGCTTTCGACGCTGCGCGGGCTCGCCATGCAGATGCAGGTCGGCGGCGTCGGCTATTACCCGACCTCGGGTTCGCCTTTCGTGCATCTCGATGTCGGCGGCGTGCGCGCCTGGCCGCGGATGACGCGCCAGGAACTGGTGCAGATCTTCCCGAACGGCAATACGATCCATCTTCCCGCCGACGGCAAGCCGCTTCCCGGCTACGAAACGGCGATGGCGGATTACAAGCGGCGTGTCGGCTCCGATTCGATCCAGATCGCCAGCACCGCCGGTGGCGGCATCCGCGGCGACTCGGAACGCAAGCGGCAGCCTAACCTTCTGGCATTCCTGTTCGGCGGCGGCGGTGCCGACGAGGAGGAGGACAACGTGGAAAGCGCGGCTCCGGCCGTGGCGCGGCGTGCGGCTCCGGCTGCAAAGCCTGCTGCGGACGACGAGGGCGAAGCTCCTGTCGCGGTTGCCTCGGCTTCGCCTCTGACAGGCCAGATGCAGAACCAGGTCCAGCCTCCGGCGCAGGCGCAGATGGTTTCAGCGCCCGTACCCCTTTCGCGCCCGGCCTTCCGCTCGGACAGCGGCGGGCTTGCCACTGCGCTCTATTCTCCGGCGCGCAACCCGGCCCAGGAAGCGTTGGCACTGCAGGCGTCCGCTCCGGTCCAGTCCGGCGGCGAGACTTTTGCCGATCTTTCTACCTACAATATTCCGGTTCCGACGCTGCTTGGGCCGCGTGGCTTCAAGGGTGATGCAGAAAGCGGCGTGATGACCGCGTCCGTCGGCCCGATGCAGCCGCCGGAGGATGTCGCGTCCGTTCCGCTTCCCAGTCAGCGGCCGAACATCGCCGCTGCCGCTCCCGCCGCAAGGGCAGAGGAACAGCAGGAGCTGACGCCGGCCCTCGTTGCAGCGCTTGCCCAGAGTGTCGAGCCGCGCCAGGCGGCGGTGCCTACGCCTGTTGCTCCGGCCCAGCCTGCTCCGGCAATGGCGGCGGCTCCAATGCCGGCCCAGAAGCCGGTTGAAACGGCGTCGGCTTCTCCGAAGGTCATTCATTCCAACAAGGGCGTGCAGTTCGGCGACGGTTTCGATGCGCCGCGCAGCCCGGTCTCGGCTTCGACAAGCGCGCTGCCGATCCCCGCCAAGGGCGGCCGTGCGGCCGCCTCTGCGCCGCAACCGGCAAATGGCGGGCTGACGGGCGACATGCTGGCGAAATGGGCTCTCAACAACAATCGCGCCGACGCGGCCGCCTCGATGAAGGCACCGCGCGTCGTCAGCCGGACCCTCAACAACGAATATTCGGCAGGCTATTCCGGCGGTGGCTTCAGGCCGGTTGCCGCCACGGTGGCGATCGACCCGAACCGGTTCAGCGGCCCGAACAACTGA
- a CDS encoding M3 family oligoendopeptidase — protein MRMSAPVLPQILAATAAGAAATDPALGLLPVWKLSDLYAAKDAPAFTADMEKASKLSIAFEEKWKGKLTEAATKTGAGGIGEALKEYEALDDLLGKIGSFAGLTYFSDTSSPANGKFYGDVQAKLTDLSAHLLFFALELNRIDDAVMDACMDRDPAAGHYRPWLVDLRKDKPFQLDDKLEQLFLEKSMTSAAAFNRLFDETMAELRFEIDGEQLPLEITLNMLQEPQPETRAKAAAALSKTFGDNLRVFTLITNTLAKDKEISDRWRGFEDIADSRHLANRVEREVVDALAEAVRQAYPRLSHRYYAMKAKWLGVDQLNFWDRNAPLPETPNALISWTEAKDTVLDAYRGFAPEMADIAGRFFEEEWIDAPVRPGKAPGAFAHPTVPSAHPYVLVNYMGKPRDVMTLAHELGHGVHQVLAGDQGALMCQTPLTLAETASVFGEMLTFRALLEKTTDKRERKAMLAQKVEDMINTVVRQIAFYQFERKVHTARKEGELTAEQIGELWLSVQGESLGPAIKISEGYESWWTYIPHFIHSPFYVYAYAFGDCLVNSLYAVYQNAAPGFQQKYFELLKAGGTKHHSELLKPFGLDATDPSFWSKGLSMIEGLIDELEALDKA, from the coding sequence ATGAGAATGTCCGCCCCCGTCCTCCCCCAAATTCTGGCCGCAACCGCCGCAGGCGCTGCCGCCACCGATCCAGCGCTCGGCCTTCTGCCGGTCTGGAAGCTCTCGGATCTCTATGCCGCCAAGGATGCCCCGGCCTTCACGGCCGACATGGAAAAGGCAAGCAAGCTCTCGATCGCCTTCGAAGAAAAGTGGAAGGGCAAGCTTACCGAAGCTGCGACGAAGACCGGCGCCGGCGGTATCGGCGAGGCGCTCAAGGAATACGAGGCGCTCGACGACCTGCTCGGCAAGATCGGCTCGTTCGCCGGCCTCACCTATTTCTCCGACACGTCGAGCCCGGCGAACGGCAAGTTCTACGGCGACGTGCAGGCGAAGCTGACCGACCTCTCCGCACACCTGCTGTTCTTCGCGCTGGAACTCAACCGCATCGACGATGCGGTGATGGACGCCTGCATGGACCGCGATCCGGCCGCCGGCCACTACCGCCCCTGGCTGGTCGACCTCAGGAAGGACAAGCCTTTCCAGCTCGACGACAAGCTGGAACAGCTCTTCCTCGAAAAATCGATGACCTCGGCCGCCGCCTTCAATCGCCTGTTCGACGAGACCATGGCCGAGCTCCGATTCGAGATCGACGGCGAGCAATTGCCGCTGGAAATCACCCTTAACATGCTGCAGGAGCCGCAGCCTGAAACCCGCGCCAAGGCCGCCGCAGCCTTGTCGAAGACTTTCGGCGACAACCTGCGCGTCTTCACGCTGATCACCAACACGCTCGCCAAGGACAAGGAAATCTCCGACCGCTGGCGCGGCTTCGAGGACATCGCCGACAGTCGCCATCTCGCCAACCGTGTCGAACGCGAAGTCGTCGATGCGCTCGCCGAAGCGGTCAGGCAGGCATACCCGCGCCTCTCGCATCGCTACTACGCGATGAAGGCGAAGTGGCTCGGCGTCGACCAGCTGAATTTCTGGGACCGCAACGCGCCGCTGCCGGAAACCCCGAATGCGCTAATTTCCTGGACTGAGGCGAAGGATACCGTGCTCGACGCCTATCGCGGCTTTGCGCCCGAAATGGCGGATATCGCCGGTCGCTTCTTCGAGGAGGAATGGATCGACGCGCCGGTCCGTCCCGGCAAGGCGCCGGGCGCCTTCGCGCACCCGACCGTGCCGTCTGCCCACCCCTACGTGCTCGTCAACTACATGGGCAAGCCGCGTGACGTGATGACGCTCGCCCACGAACTCGGCCACGGCGTGCACCAGGTTCTGGCCGGCGACCAGGGCGCGCTGATGTGCCAGACGCCGCTGACGCTTGCCGAAACCGCCTCCGTCTTCGGCGAGATGTTGACCTTCCGCGCGCTGCTGGAAAAGACCACCGACAAGCGCGAACGCAAGGCCATGCTCGCCCAGAAGGTCGAGGACATGATCAACACGGTCGTGCGCCAGATCGCCTTCTACCAGTTCGAGCGCAAGGTCCACACGGCCCGCAAGGAAGGCGAACTGACCGCCGAGCAGATCGGCGAACTGTGGCTCTCCGTCCAGGGCGAGAGCCTGGGACCGGCGATCAAGATCTCGGAGGGTTATGAAAGCTGGTGGACCTATATCCCCCACTTCATCCACTCACCCTTCTACGTCTATGCCTATGCCTTCGGCGACTGCCTGGTGAACTCGCTTTACGCGGTCTACCAGAACGCCGCTCCGGGCTTCCAGCAGAAGTATTTCGAGCTCTTGAAGGCCGGCGGCACCAAGCATCACTCGGAACTCCTGAAGCCCTTCGGCCTCGACGCCACCGACCCGTCCTTCTGGTCCAAGGGCCTGTCGATGATCGAAGGCCTGATCGACGAGCTGGAGGCTCTGGACAAGGCCTGA
- a CDS encoding aminodeoxychorismate synthase component I, with protein MSEKAPFALFRDDPAGRSLVFDRPKEIVTARTAAEVLPALRRLEDARLAGQWLAGYISYETGYVFEDKLRHLIVDDRPTPLIAMGIFDKPSGNDHPLAGPPDTIVDDGSSQGSFLSEPRATWDFATYQERFDRLHRHLRSGNCYQANLTMPVAARWHGDPLSAFWSLVARQPVRYGAYIDFGGPLVLSRSPELFFSVDADRFIETHPMKGTAPRGATAEEDEAIIAEMLGDEKTLAENRMIVDLLRNDISMISEVGTLSVPKLFEIETYPTVHQMVSHVRARLLPEIGFPEILAALFPCGSITGAPKMWAMRILADLETEPRDVYCGAIGWCDPAGPMRFSVAIRTITLFNDEKAVFNVGGGIVFDSKAEAEYDECLLKARFAVGDQWISR; from the coding sequence ATGAGTGAGAAAGCGCCCTTCGCGCTCTTTCGTGACGACCCCGCCGGCCGGAGCCTCGTTTTCGACCGGCCGAAGGAAATCGTCACGGCCCGGACTGCCGCCGAGGTGCTGCCCGCACTTCGGCGCCTGGAAGACGCGCGCCTCGCCGGCCAATGGCTGGCAGGCTATATTTCCTACGAGACCGGCTACGTCTTCGAGGACAAGCTCCGGCACCTGATCGTCGATGACCGGCCGACGCCGCTGATCGCCATGGGCATATTCGACAAACCCTCGGGCAACGACCATCCACTCGCCGGACCGCCCGACACGATCGTGGACGACGGCTCCTCGCAAGGCTCCTTCCTCAGCGAACCCCGCGCGACGTGGGATTTTGCGACCTACCAGGAACGGTTCGACCGGCTTCACCGGCACCTGCGCAGCGGCAACTGCTACCAGGCGAACCTGACCATGCCGGTCGCGGCACGCTGGCACGGCGATCCGCTGTCCGCCTTCTGGTCCCTCGTCGCCCGCCAGCCGGTGCGCTACGGCGCCTATATCGACTTTGGCGGCCCGCTCGTGCTGTCGCGCTCGCCGGAACTGTTCTTCTCGGTCGATGCGGACCGCTTCATCGAGACCCATCCGATGAAAGGCACCGCCCCGCGCGGCGCGACGGCGGAAGAAGACGAAGCGATCATCGCCGAGATGCTCGGCGACGAGAAGACGCTCGCCGAAAACCGGATGATCGTCGACCTGCTGCGCAACGACATTTCTATGATCAGCGAGGTCGGCACGCTCTCGGTGCCCAAACTCTTCGAGATCGAAACCTATCCGACCGTCCACCAGATGGTCAGCCACGTGCGGGCAAGGCTGCTGCCCGAGATCGGCTTTCCCGAGATTCTCGCCGCGCTCTTTCCCTGCGGCTCGATCACCGGAGCGCCGAAAATGTGGGCCATGCGCATCCTCGCCGATCTCGAAACGGAACCGCGCGACGTCTATTGCGGCGCCATCGGCTGGTGCGATCCGGCCGGCCCGATGCGTTTTTCGGTGGCCATCCGCACGATCACACTTTTCAACGACGAAAAAGCCGTCTTCAATGTCGGCGGCGGCATCGTCTTCGACTCGAAGGCCGAAGCCGAGTATGACGAGTGCCTGTTGAAGGCACGCTTTGCGGTGGGCGACCAATGGATTTCTCGCTGA
- a CDS encoding aminotransferase class IV family protein codes for MDFSLIETMRWEPGNGLLRMDQHLRRLSRSADALGFRQPPADTLKQLQATTTGGETPLRVRLVMTYRGKIEITTTPFTPLPADTLWRIQVAKTMLPSDDPTYRHKTSKRELYEAARAEFSPEEADEVILLNERGEVCEGTITNVFAETADSLLLTPALSSGLLPGILRADLIREGKAKSQVLRLADLENRRFFVGNSLRGLIPAELVAQAARSEMPAEAPRPAARPAKMARAGR; via the coding sequence ATGGATTTCTCGCTGATCGAAACAATGCGCTGGGAACCGGGCAACGGCTTGCTTCGGATGGACCAGCATTTGCGCCGGCTCAGCCGGTCGGCGGACGCACTCGGTTTCCGCCAGCCACCGGCGGATACGCTGAAACAGCTCCAAGCGACGACGACCGGCGGCGAGACGCCGCTCCGCGTCCGTCTCGTCATGACCTATCGCGGCAAGATCGAGATCACCACCACGCCCTTCACACCCTTGCCCGCCGATACCCTCTGGCGGATCCAGGTCGCCAAAACGATGCTTCCCTCGGACGACCCGACCTATCGCCACAAGACCTCCAAGCGCGAGCTCTACGAGGCCGCCCGCGCCGAATTTTCTCCCGAAGAGGCAGATGAGGTGATTCTCCTCAACGAGCGCGGCGAGGTCTGCGAAGGCACGATCACCAATGTCTTCGCGGAGACGGCGGACAGTTTGCTTCTGACGCCTGCGCTGTCGAGCGGCCTCCTGCCCGGCATCCTGCGCGCCGACCTGATCCGCGAGGGAAAAGCGAAAAGCCAGGTCCTCCGTCTCGCCGACCTCGAAAACCGCCGCTTCTTCGTCGGCAATTCGCTGCGCGGCCTGATCCCAGCCGAACTCGTCGCCCAGGCCGCCCGATCGGAAATGCCGGCGGAAGCCCCTCGCCCCGCCGCCCGCCCCGCAAAAATGGCCAGAGCGGGCCGGTAA
- a CDS encoding DUF4440 domain-containing protein, whose translation MAAPSPLSDHLLALELALQSREVRGSEQKLRELLAPEFREFGRSGLAYTFDDIVTRLVAETGPNNTSISDFSAAMLSDTIALATYRGTRVNEDGSQLFANRSSIWRLDPDGKWRMVFHQGTATE comes from the coding sequence ATGGCCGCGCCCAGCCCCCTCTCCGATCACCTGCTTGCGCTGGAGCTCGCCTTACAGAGCCGCGAGGTCCGCGGCTCCGAACAAAAGCTGCGCGAACTGCTGGCCCCGGAATTCCGCGAATTCGGCCGCTCCGGCCTCGCCTACACGTTCGACGATATCGTCACCCGCCTCGTCGCCGAGACCGGCCCGAACAACACGTCGATCTCTGATTTCAGCGCTGCGATGCTGAGCGACACGATCGCGCTCGCCACCTACCGCGGCACCCGCGTCAACGAGGACGGCAGCCAGCTCTTCGCCAACCGCAGCTCCATCTGGCGCCTCGATCCGGACGGCAAGTGGCGCATGGTTTTCCACCAGGGTACTGCGACCGAGTGA
- a CDS encoding type II toxin-antitoxin system RelE/ParE family toxin, whose amino-acid sequence MRLIWAEAAIADLVHLRSYIAEHNPQAANEMAARLLDIAELLIAHPQAGLQTAKLGVRRLILSQSAYSLIYRMVGEDIEIIEVFDGRRRKPRTDLAD is encoded by the coding sequence ATGAGGCTCATCTGGGCCGAGGCGGCGATCGCCGATCTTGTTCATCTTCGCAGTTATATCGCCGAGCATAATCCGCAGGCCGCAAACGAGATGGCGGCGAGACTGCTCGATATCGCGGAACTGCTGATCGCGCATCCTCAGGCGGGCCTCCAGACGGCAAAACTCGGAGTGCGTCGTCTCATTTTATCGCAATCAGCCTATTCGCTGATCTATCGAATGGTGGGTGAGGATATCGAAATCATCGAAGTGTTTGACGGCCGTCGGCGAAAGCCCCGCACGGATCTGGCCGACTAG
- a CDS encoding CopG family ribbon-helix-helix protein, whose amino-acid sequence MTSHVVSLRISGEMKERLDRLSSATNRSATALAEEALEDYLSQHELEIEALDAAVERADKGDFVSHEAVAGWLRSWGTADEGAAPKPDIIKTHR is encoded by the coding sequence ATGACGTCGCATGTGGTCTCACTTCGCATTTCGGGCGAAATGAAGGAACGGCTCGACCGGCTGTCCTCGGCGACCAATCGGTCCGCGACAGCGCTCGCCGAGGAAGCGCTCGAAGACTATCTCTCACAGCACGAGTTGGAGATCGAGGCCCTCGATGCCGCGGTCGAGCGCGCCGACAAAGGCGATTTCGTCTCACATGAAGCGGTGGCCGGCTGGCTGAGGAGCTGGGGTACGGCCGATGAAGGCGCGGCACCCAAGCCGGACATCATCAAGACGCATCGATGA
- a CDS encoding homospermidine synthase, whose product MSETTYPVYGEITGPIVMIGFGSIGRGTLPLIERHFKFDKSRMVVIDPREEPADMEILKKHGVRHIKEFVTKENYKELLKPLLTEGKGQGFCVNLSVDTGSLDLMKLCRKLDVLYIDTVVEPWLGFYFDKNMKNSERTNYALRETVRKEKAKSPGGATAVSTCGANPGMVSWFVKQALVNLANDTGLKFDEPDQHDREGWAKLMKKLGVKGVHIAERDTQRTKHPKPLNVFWNTWSVEGFISEGMQPAELGWGTHEEWMPKNAKKHKKGNKAAIYLEQPGANTRVRSWCPTPGPQYGFLVTHNESISIADYFTVRDKDGEVTFRPTCHYAYHPANDAVLSLHEMFGNGGTPQPVHHVLDEDELEDGIDELGVLLYGHEKNAYWFGSRLSLEETRRIAPYQNATGLQVTSAVLSGMVWALENPTAGIVEADEIDYKRCLEVQLPYLGPVEGHYTDWTPLDGRPGLFPEDIDEKDPWQFKNILVR is encoded by the coding sequence ATGTCAGAGACTACCTATCCGGTTTATGGCGAAATCACCGGTCCGATCGTGATGATCGGTTTCGGCTCGATCGGCCGCGGCACGCTGCCGCTGATCGAACGCCATTTCAAGTTCGACAAGAGCCGGATGGTCGTCATCGACCCGCGCGAAGAACCCGCCGACATGGAGATCCTCAAGAAGCACGGCGTCCGTCACATCAAGGAATTCGTGACCAAGGAGAACTACAAGGAACTCCTGAAGCCGCTTCTGACCGAAGGCAAGGGCCAGGGCTTCTGCGTCAACCTGTCGGTCGACACCGGCTCGCTCGACCTGATGAAGCTCTGCCGCAAGCTCGACGTCCTCTACATCGACACGGTCGTCGAGCCCTGGCTCGGCTTCTACTTCGACAAGAACATGAAGAATTCCGAGCGCACCAACTATGCGCTGCGTGAAACCGTGCGCAAGGAAAAGGCCAAGAGCCCGGGCGGCGCCACCGCCGTTTCCACCTGCGGCGCCAACCCGGGCATGGTCTCCTGGTTCGTCAAGCAGGCGCTGGTCAACCTTGCCAACGACACCGGCCTGAAGTTCGACGAGCCGGATCAGCACGATCGCGAAGGTTGGGCCAAGCTGATGAAGAAGCTCGGCGTCAAGGGCGTCCACATCGCCGAGCGCGACACCCAGCGCACCAAGCATCCGAAGCCGCTCAACGTCTTCTGGAACACCTGGTCGGTCGAAGGCTTCATCTCCGAAGGCATGCAGCCGGCCGAACTGGGCTGGGGCACCCATGAGGAATGGATGCCGAAGAACGCCAAGAAGCACAAGAAGGGCAACAAGGCCGCCATCTACCTCGAACAGCCGGGCGCCAACACCCGCGTCCGCTCCTGGTGCCCGACGCCCGGTCCGCAGTATGGCTTCCTCGTCACCCACAACGAATCGATCTCGATCGCCGACTATTTCACAGTGCGCGACAAGGACGGCGAAGTGACCTTCCGCCCGACCTGCCACTACGCCTACCATCCGGCCAATGACGCGGTCCTGTCGCTGCATGAAATGTTCGGCAACGGCGGCACCCCGCAGCCGGTCCATCACGTTCTCGACGAGGACGAATTGGAGGACGGCATCGACGAACTCGGCGTCCTGCTCTACGGCCACGAGAAGAACGCCTACTGGTTCGGTTCGCGCCTGTCGCTCGAAGAAACCCGCCGCATCGCGCCTTACCAGAACGCCACCGGCCTGCAGGTGACCTCGGCGGTTCTCTCCGGCATGGTCTGGGCGCTCGAAAACCCGACCGCCGGCATCGTCGAAGCCGATGAGATCGACTACAAGCGCTGCCTCGAAGTGCAGCTGCCCTATCTCGGCCCGGTCGAAGGTCACTACACCGACTGGACCCCGCTCGACGGTCGCCCGGGCCTCTTCCCGGAAGACATCGACGAGAAGGATCCGTGGCAGTTCAAGAACATCCTGGTTCGCTAA
- the omp10 gene encoding outer membrane lipoprotein Omp10 encodes MKFKVSFALIAAASLTACVSSPPPQQMAAVQPQGVEGSWVDPNGIVSSFQAGTFNTRSSDSNTLLASGTYTSLSPTLVEINMTSLVRKTQSRVNCSLVSINQLNCTQDSGAQFSLARRG; translated from the coding sequence ATGAAATTTAAAGTGAGCTTTGCGCTCATCGCCGCAGCCAGCTTGACCGCCTGCGTTTCTTCCCCTCCGCCGCAACAGATGGCGGCCGTGCAGCCGCAGGGCGTCGAAGGAAGCTGGGTCGATCCGAACGGCATCGTCTCGTCGTTCCAGGCCGGCACGTTCAACACCCGCTCCAGCGACAGCAACACGCTGCTCGCCTCGGGCACCTATACCAGCCTCTCGCCGACGCTGGTCGAGATCAACATGACCTCGCTGGTGCGCAAGACCCAGTCGCGTGTCAACTGCTCGCTGGTCAGCATCAACCAGCTCAACTGCACGCAGGATAGCGGCGCCCAGTTCTCGCTGGCCCGCCGCGGCTGA